In Paracoccus sp. TOH, a single window of DNA contains:
- the rpsP gene encoding 30S ribosomal protein S16: MAMKIRLARGGSKKRPHYAIVASDSRMPRDGRFLEKLGVYNPLLPKDSEERIKMDLERVQYWLGQGAQPTDRVARFLEAAGVKEKAERKNLKKGEPGKAAKERAEKRAAREAAANAPAEEAASE; the protein is encoded by the coding sequence ATGGCAATGAAAATCCGCCTGGCCCGTGGTGGCTCGAAGAAACGCCCCCATTACGCCATCGTCGCCTCGGACTCGCGCATGCCGCGCGACGGCCGCTTCCTCGAGAAGCTGGGTGTCTACAACCCGCTGCTGCCCAAGGATTCGGAAGAGCGCATCAAGATGGATCTGGAGCGCGTCCAGTACTGGCTGGGCCAGGGCGCGCAGCCGACCGACCGCGTCGCCCGCTTCCTGGAAGCCGCCGGCGTGAAAGAGAAGGCCGAGCGCAAGAACCTGAAGAAGGGCGAGCCGGGCAAGGCCGCGAAAGAGCGGGCCGAGAAGCGCGCCGCCCGCGAGGCCGCCGCCAACGCCCCGGCCGAAGAAGCCGCTTCGGAATAA
- the rimM gene encoding ribosome maturation factor RimM (Essential for efficient processing of 16S rRNA), translating to MAERICVGAIAGAFGVRGEVRLKSFTSEPSDIAAYGPLWSEDGKRFFTVRLSRPVTGGLGARLSGVETREQAEALKGVTLWADRDRLPALPDDEFYHTDLIGLSVYDTGGKLIGKVRAIYDHGAGDILEIFGTGRQTVLLPFTRAFVPTVDIAAGRIIADPPEEEQE from the coding sequence ATGGCCGAGCGGATCTGTGTCGGCGCGATCGCGGGCGCCTTCGGCGTCCGGGGCGAGGTGAGGCTCAAGAGCTTCACCTCGGAACCTTCTGATATTGCTGCCTATGGTCCGCTCTGGTCCGAGGATGGAAAGCGCTTCTTCACGGTCCGGCTGAGCCGGCCGGTGACCGGGGGACTCGGGGCCCGGCTCTCGGGCGTCGAGACGCGCGAACAGGCCGAGGCGCTGAAGGGCGTGACGCTTTGGGCCGACCGTGACCGGCTGCCGGCGCTGCCGGATGACGAATTCTATCACACCGACCTGATCGGGCTTTCCGTCTACGACACCGGCGGCAAGCTGATCGGCAAGGTCCGGGCCATCTACGACCATGGCGCGGGCGACATTCTCGAGATCTTCGGAACGGGCCGCCAGACAGTGTTGCTGCCCTTCACCCGCGCCTTCGTGCCGACGGTGGACATCGCTGCCGGGCGCATCATCGCCGACCCGCCGGAAGAGGAACAGGAATGA